In a single window of the Sylvia atricapilla isolate bSylAtr1 chromosome 20, bSylAtr1.pri, whole genome shotgun sequence genome:
- the UBE2G1 gene encoding ubiquitin-conjugating enzyme E2 G1 isoform X1, protein MTELQSALLLRRQLAELNKNPVEGFSAGLIDDNDLYRWEVLIIGPPDTLYEGGVFKAHLTFPKDYPLRPPKMKFITEIWHPNVDKNGDVCISILHEPGEDKYGYEKPEERWLPIHTVETIMISVISMLADPNGDSPANVDAAKEWREDRNGEFKRKVARCVRKSQETAFE, encoded by the exons AGCTCAACAAAAATCCAGTGGAAGGCTTTTCAGCGGGCTTAATAGATGACAATGATCTTTATCGATGGGAAGTCCTTATCATTGGTCCTCCAGATACACTATA TGAAGGTGGTGTTTTCAAGGCTCATCTTACTTTTCCAAAAGACTACCCACTGAGGCCGCCAAAAATGAAATTCATCACAGAAATCTGGCATCCGAATG TTGACAAGAACGGCGATGTCTGCATTTCAATTCTTCatgagcctggagaagacaaaTATGGCTATGAAAAACCTGAGGAACGCTGGCTTCCCATTCACACAGTGGAGACTATAATGATTAGTGTTATTTCTATGCTGGCAGATCCCAATGGTGATTCTCCTGCTAATGTTGATGCAGCG AAAGAATggagagaagacagaaatggagaatttaaaagaaaagttgcCCGCTGTGTAAGAAAAAGCCAAGAAACTGCTTTTGAGTGA
- the UBE2G1 gene encoding ubiquitin-conjugating enzyme E2 G1 isoform X2, whose translation MTMIFIDGKSLSLVLQIHYSGVFKAHLTFPKDYPLRPPKMKFITEIWHPNVDKNGDVCISILHEPGEDKYGYEKPEERWLPIHTVETIMISVISMLADPNGDSPANVDAAKEWREDRNGEFKRKVARCVRKSQETAFE comes from the exons ATGACAATGATCTTTATCGATGGGAAGTCCTTATCATTGGTCCTCCAGATACACTATA GTGGTGTTTTCAAGGCTCATCTTACTTTTCCAAAAGACTACCCACTGAGGCCGCCAAAAATGAAATTCATCACAGAAATCTGGCATCCGAATG TTGACAAGAACGGCGATGTCTGCATTTCAATTCTTCatgagcctggagaagacaaaTATGGCTATGAAAAACCTGAGGAACGCTGGCTTCCCATTCACACAGTGGAGACTATAATGATTAGTGTTATTTCTATGCTGGCAGATCCCAATGGTGATTCTCCTGCTAATGTTGATGCAGCG AAAGAATggagagaagacagaaatggagaatttaaaagaaaagttgcCCGCTGTGTAAGAAAAAGCCAAGAAACTGCTTTTGAGTGA